Proteins from a genomic interval of Paenibacillus sp. FSL H8-0048:
- the rpsL gene encoding 30S ribosomal protein S12 produces MPTINQLVRKGRQAKIEKSKSPALQKGFNALKREATNLSAPQKRGVCTRVGTMTPRKPNSALRKYARVRLTNRLEVTAYIPGIGHNLQEHSVVLLRGGKVKDLAGVRYHIVRGALDTAGVANRMQARSKYGAKRPKVKK; encoded by the coding sequence ATGCCAACTATCAATCAATTGGTTCGTAAAGGCCGTCAAGCCAAAATCGAAAAATCCAAATCTCCCGCTCTTCAAAAAGGGTTCAACGCCCTCAAGCGTGAGGCTACAAATTTGAGCGCTCCGCAGAAACGCGGTGTATGCACTCGTGTAGGCACAATGACTCCACGTAAACCGAACTCAGCACTTCGTAAGTATGCCCGTGTTCGTCTGACGAACCGTCTTGAGGTGACTGCTTATATTCCGGGGATCGGACATAACCTTCAAGAGCACAGTGTAGTATTGCTGCGCGGAGGTAAAGTTAAGGACCTTGCAGGAGTTCGTTACCACATCGTTCGTGGTGCACTGGATACTGCAGGTGTTGCTAACCGGATGCAGGCTCGCTCCAAGTACGGTGCGAAACGTCCTAAAGTCAAGAAATAA
- a CDS encoding ribosomal L7Ae/L30e/S12e/Gadd45 family protein, protein MTDDRGLQDAQVKIGSKQTVKAVELGQAAEVYVAEDGDQRLTSRIVMLCNKQGVKVTYVDTMLNLGKACGIEVGAAMAAVLKQ, encoded by the coding sequence ATGACTGATGACAGAGGGTTACAGGATGCTCAGGTCAAGATCGGTTCCAAGCAAACCGTCAAGGCGGTGGAGTTGGGCCAAGCCGCAGAAGTCTATGTGGCAGAGGACGGAGATCAACGGCTTACTTCCAGAATTGTAATGCTTTGCAACAAACAAGGTGTGAAGGTCACGTATGTGGACACAATGCTGAATTTGGGCAAGGCCTGCGGTATAGAAGTTGGTGCTGCGATGGCAGCCGTCTTAAAACAATAG
- the fusA gene encoding elongation factor G has protein sequence MSREFSLKNTRNIGIMAHIDAGKTTTTERILFYTGRTHKIGEVHEGAATMDWMEQEQERGITITSAATTAAWKGHRINIIDTPGHVDFTVEVERSLRVLDGAVGVFSAKEGVEPQSETVWRQADRYGVPRIAYVNKMDIIGADFLNVIDSMRDRLQANAVAIQLPIGAENDFTGIIDLVEQKAHIFKDDLGQNIEVTDIPAEFLEQVETLRTELIEKVAELDEDLTMKYLEGEEITVAEIKAALRKGVCEVKVFPVIVGSSYRNKGVQLMMDAVVDYLPSPLDVPAIQGHLEDGTEAVRHSSDEEPFAALAFKIMTDPYVGKLTFFRVYSGILESGSYVVNATKNKRERIGRILQMHANSRQEISIVYAGDIAAAVGLKDTSTGDTLCDEKHPVILESMNFPDPVIEIAVEPKTKADQDKLGVALGKLTEEDPTLRAHTDEETGQTILAGMGELHLDIIIDRMRREFKVETNVGKPQVAYRETFKAPARVEGKFVRQSGGRGQYGHVWVEFEPLEPGTGSQFESKVVGGSVPREYIAPALAGIEEQMKNGVIAGFPLVDVKATIVDGSYHDVDSNEMAFKIAGSMALKAAKDKCKPVLLEPIMKVEVTVPEEYMGDVMGMLNSRRGRIEGMDSRGGAQIIRAKVPLSEMFGYSTTLRSGTQGRGVFSMELSHYEEVPKSIAEEIVAKNKGGE, from the coding sequence ATGTCAAGAGAGTTCTCCTTAAAAAATACACGTAATATCGGGATCATGGCACATATTGATGCTGGTAAGACTACTACCACAGAGCGGATTCTTTTCTACACAGGCCGTACGCACAAAATCGGTGAAGTTCACGAGGGTGCTGCTACAATGGACTGGATGGAACAGGAGCAAGAGCGCGGAATCACGATTACTTCCGCTGCTACAACCGCTGCTTGGAAGGGTCACCGCATCAATATCATTGATACCCCAGGGCACGTTGACTTCACTGTTGAAGTTGAACGTTCCCTTCGTGTATTGGATGGGGCAGTTGGTGTATTTAGTGCGAAAGAGGGCGTTGAGCCTCAGTCCGAAACCGTATGGAGACAGGCTGACCGTTACGGCGTTCCCCGGATCGCATATGTGAACAAAATGGATATCATCGGTGCAGACTTCCTGAACGTTATCGACAGCATGCGTGACCGCCTGCAAGCCAATGCAGTTGCCATTCAATTGCCGATTGGTGCCGAGAACGACTTCACAGGAATCATTGACCTTGTTGAGCAGAAAGCTCACATCTTCAAGGATGACCTGGGTCAGAACATCGAAGTTACTGATATTCCTGCTGAATTCTTGGAGCAAGTTGAGACTCTGCGTACTGAACTGATTGAGAAGGTTGCAGAACTTGACGAAGATCTGACTATGAAGTATCTGGAAGGCGAAGAAATCACTGTGGCCGAGATCAAAGCTGCACTGCGCAAAGGCGTATGTGAAGTTAAGGTCTTCCCTGTAATTGTCGGATCCTCCTACCGTAACAAAGGCGTTCAGCTCATGATGGATGCTGTTGTTGATTACTTGCCATCCCCACTGGATGTACCGGCTATTCAAGGTCATCTGGAGGACGGTACAGAAGCGGTTCGTCACTCTTCGGACGAAGAACCATTTGCTGCACTGGCATTTAAAATCATGACAGACCCTTATGTGGGTAAACTCACGTTCTTCCGTGTATACTCCGGTATCCTGGAATCCGGTTCTTATGTAGTTAACGCTACTAAGAACAAGCGTGAGCGTATCGGCCGTATTCTGCAGATGCATGCGAACAGCCGCCAAGAAATCTCCATCGTATACGCTGGTGATATCGCGGCAGCCGTTGGTCTGAAAGATACAAGTACAGGCGATACACTCTGTGATGAGAAACATCCGGTTATCCTGGAGTCCATGAACTTCCCTGATCCGGTTATCGAAATCGCAGTTGAACCAAAAACCAAAGCTGACCAAGATAAATTGGGTGTTGCTCTCGGAAAGTTGACTGAAGAGGATCCTACTCTTCGTGCTCATACTGATGAAGAAACAGGCCAAACGATCCTGGCAGGTATGGGTGAGCTTCACCTGGATATTATCATCGACCGTATGCGCCGCGAATTCAAGGTAGAAACCAACGTGGGTAAACCACAGGTTGCTTACCGTGAGACATTCAAAGCACCAGCACGCGTTGAAGGTAAATTCGTTCGCCAATCCGGCGGTCGCGGTCAGTATGGTCACGTGTGGGTTGAGTTTGAACCTCTCGAACCGGGTACTGGCAGCCAGTTCGAAAGTAAAGTTGTCGGTGGTTCTGTACCTAGAGAATACATCGCTCCTGCACTTGCCGGTATTGAAGAGCAAATGAAAAACGGCGTTATTGCAGGCTTCCCGCTTGTAGACGTTAAAGCTACCATCGTAGATGGTTCCTATCATGATGTTGACTCCAACGAAATGGCATTCAAAATTGCCGGCTCGATGGCACTCAAAGCAGCTAAAGACAAGTGTAAGCCTGTCCTGCTTGAGCCAATCATGAAAGTGGAAGTAACTGTTCCTGAGGAATACATGGGCGATGTAATGGGTATGCTGAACTCCCGTCGCGGTCGGATCGAAGGTATGGATTCCCGTGGTGGTGCGCAGATTATCCGTGCAAAGGTGCCTCTTTCCGAAATGTTCGGATACTCCACAACACTCCGTTCCGGTACTCAGGGACGCGGCGTATTCTCAATGGAACTTTCTCACTATGAAGAAGTGCCTAAATCCATTGCTGAAGAAATCGTAGCCAAGAACAAAGGCGGAGAATAA
- the rpsG gene encoding 30S ribosomal protein S7: MPRKGPVTKRDVLPDPLYNSKLVTRLINRIMLGGKRGVAQSILYNSFKLIQERTGKEPMEVFEAAIKNIMPVLEVKARRVGGANYQVPIEVKPERRTALGLRWLVNYSRNRGEKTMEERLAAEIIDASNNTGASVKKREDTHKMAEANKAFAHYRW, encoded by the coding sequence ATGCCACGCAAAGGTCCAGTTACTAAAAGAGATGTATTGCCAGATCCATTGTATAATAGCAAGTTGGTTACTCGTTTGATCAACCGTATTATGCTGGGTGGTAAAAGAGGTGTCGCTCAAAGCATTTTGTACAATTCGTTCAAGTTGATTCAAGAACGTACAGGTAAAGAGCCGATGGAAGTTTTCGAAGCAGCCATCAAGAATATCATGCCTGTATTGGAAGTTAAAGCTCGTCGTGTCGGCGGTGCTAACTACCAAGTACCTATTGAGGTTAAACCTGAAAGACGTACTGCTTTGGGATTACGTTGGCTTGTAAACTACTCACGCAACCGTGGTGAGAAGACTATGGAAGAGCGTTTGGCGGCTGAGATTATCGATGCTTCCAACAACACAGGCGCTTCCGTTAAGAAACGTGAAGATACACACAAAATGGCTGAAGCGAACAAAGCGTTTGCTCACTACCGCTGGTAG